One genomic window of Mucilaginibacter sp. SJ includes the following:
- a CDS encoding DUF1456 family protein translates to MSNNDIMKKLRVAMKFTDDDIIKVLELANFRITKAEIGAIFRADDHPNFKPCGDQILRNFLNGLIIYKRGPREPKPKAEAGK, encoded by the coding sequence ATGAGTAATAACGATATCATGAAAAAGTTGCGGGTGGCAATGAAATTTACCGATGATGATATCATCAAGGTTTTAGAGCTTGCCAACTTCAGGATTACCAAAGCCGAAATAGGCGCCATATTCCGCGCTGATGACCATCCTAACTTTAAACCCTGCGGCGATCAGATCCTGCGTAATTTCCTGAATGGCCTCATTATCTACAAACGCGGCCCAAGGGAGCCGAAACCGAAAGCGGAGGCAGGGAAGTAA
- a CDS encoding CAP domain-containing protein, protein MKKLILLFAVLFWFANAYSQSSKQFRTEFLNSINATRQKGCNCGSKYFPPAPPLTWNNDLEDAAIGHAKDMARKSYFSHDSKDGRSMEDRIVYAGYKFKGFKSFAIGENIAQGQLSIAEVMAGWFKSEGHCRNLMNPDFKEVGVAEYKTYWVQDFGGRTSFSAQQQKLIKSGRYRLIQEKPVEGH, encoded by the coding sequence ATGAAAAAATTGATACTACTATTTGCTGTGTTGTTTTGGTTTGCGAATGCCTATAGCCAAAGCAGTAAACAATTCAGGACCGAGTTTTTAAACAGCATTAATGCTACGCGCCAGAAAGGCTGCAATTGCGGCAGCAAATATTTTCCGCCGGCCCCTCCCCTTACCTGGAATAATGATTTGGAAGATGCAGCCATAGGTCACGCTAAGGACATGGCCCGCAAAAGCTATTTTAGTCACGACAGTAAAGACGGCCGCAGTATGGAAGACCGCATAGTATACGCCGGTTATAAATTTAAAGGGTTCAAAAGTTTTGCCATAGGCGAAAACATCGCTCAGGGCCAGCTAAGCATTGCAGAAGTGATGGCCGGCTGGTTTAAAAGCGAGGGCCACTGCCGCAACCTCATGAATCCTGATTTTAAAGAAGTTGGCGTAGCCGAGTACAAAACATACTGGGTGCAGGATTTTGGCGGCAGGACATCATTTTCGGCTCAGCAACAAAAGTTGATTAAATCAGGGAGATACAGGTTAATACAGGAAAAGCCTGTGGAAGGGCACTGA
- a CDS encoding phosphatase PAP2 family protein — MTNANTGVTVNIRSIIIVSLLSIAYLAFSTFLIGYKPDELTLVVIFNVLFYASAITRKFILGFTIFIVYWIVFDYMKAFPNYNYNPVHIAELYNAEKHLFGIHFNGKLLTPNEYWLANSNTFIDVLSGLFYLCWIPVPLGFAAYLFFKNKKQFLNFSLTFVLVNILGFIVYYAYPAAPPWFVQYHGFHFIPLTMGNTAGLARFDAYFHAGVFKGIYTKGSNVFAAMPSLHSSYPVIVLYYGLKNKLGLANIFFAVVTVGIWFTAVYASHHYVLDVLAGITCAALGITLYNVLLKQFAGLRSALNKYERVIS; from the coding sequence ATGACCAATGCCAATACAGGCGTAACAGTAAATATCCGGTCGATAATTATTGTTTCGCTGCTTTCCATTGCTTACCTGGCGTTTTCAACTTTCCTTATTGGTTATAAACCGGATGAGCTTACGCTGGTAGTTATTTTCAACGTATTATTCTATGCATCGGCAATAACCCGCAAGTTTATATTGGGCTTCACTATTTTCATAGTGTACTGGATTGTTTTTGATTACATGAAAGCCTTCCCCAATTATAACTACAACCCGGTACATATTGCCGAGCTTTATAATGCGGAGAAACACCTGTTCGGCATTCATTTTAATGGCAAACTGCTTACACCTAACGAATACTGGCTGGCCAATAGCAACACTTTTATTGATGTATTATCGGGCTTGTTTTATTTGTGCTGGATCCCTGTGCCGCTGGGCTTTGCCGCTTACCTGTTCTTCAAAAACAAAAAACAGTTCCTCAATTTTTCGTTAACGTTTGTTTTGGTGAATATCCTGGGCTTTATAGTTTACTACGCCTACCCTGCCGCACCACCCTGGTTCGTCCAATATCACGGATTTCATTTTATTCCATTAACTATGGGCAATACCGCCGGGCTGGCCAGGTTTGACGCCTATTTTCATGCCGGGGTTTTTAAAGGGATTTATACAAAGGGGTCAAACGTGTTTGCAGCCATGCCCTCGCTGCATTCGTCATACCCGGTTATAGTGCTTTACTACGGCTTAAAAAACAAACTGGGACTTGCTAATATCTTTTTTGCAGTGGTAACCGTTGGCATCTGGTTTACGGCTGTATATGCAAGCCACCATTATGTGCTTGACGTGTTAGCCGGTATCACTTGTGCGGCATTAGGTATTACCTTATACAATGTACTATTAAAGCAATTTGCAGGTTTACGATCAGCTCTGAATAAATACGAACGGGTGATCTCTTAA
- a CDS encoding sterol desaturase family protein — translation MKKKYLSNSQESVRMFKSDFLEGLSKVHYTVPLYIFVPVIGYCSYKFFDLGLDILTYLGLFIFGLFIWTITEYIMHRFVFHYQPSEKLEWAQRLHFIMHGVHHDYPSDAKRLVLPPSLSIPLATGFFFLFKWLLPVNYIWGFFPGFILGYLFYDISHYAMHHFNFKSGLFKKIKQHHMLHHYQDPEKGYGVSSPFWDKIFRSDFLKK, via the coding sequence ATGAAAAAGAAATATTTATCCAACTCGCAGGAATCTGTGCGAATGTTTAAGAGCGACTTTTTAGAAGGCTTATCAAAGGTACATTATACCGTGCCCCTGTACATTTTTGTGCCTGTTATTGGATATTGCAGCTATAAATTCTTTGATTTAGGGTTAGATATCTTAACCTATCTCGGCCTGTTTATTTTCGGGCTCTTCATCTGGACCATCACCGAATACATCATGCACCGTTTTGTATTTCACTATCAGCCAAGCGAAAAGCTGGAATGGGCGCAACGCCTGCATTTTATCATGCATGGTGTACATCATGATTATCCGAGCGATGCCAAACGTTTGGTGTTGCCTCCTTCATTAAGTATTCCGCTGGCTACAGGCTTTTTCTTTTTGTTTAAATGGTTATTGCCTGTAAACTATATCTGGGGATTTTTTCCGGGCTTTATTTTAGGCTACCTGTTTTATGACATATCGCACTATGCCATGCACCATTTTAACTTTAAAAGCGGCCTGTTCAAAAAAATAAAACAACACCATATGCTGCACCACTACCAGGATCCTGAAAAGGGCTATGGTGTGAGTTCACCTTTCTGGGACAAAATTTTCCGTTCAGATTTCTTAAAAAAATAG
- a CDS encoding CDP-alcohol phosphatidyltransferase family protein, which produces MEQQTTTLRRSFRTSLQLGIYKVIDPFVKILIKIGLTPNAVTTIGFVLNVGVAGIFILGAEEGNRGDLSYVGWAGGLILFAGLFDMLDGQVARLGNMKSTFGALYDSVLDRYSELIMFLGICYYLVAHHYFLSSIAAFIALIGSMMVSYVRARAEGLGVEIKGGLMQRPERVVTIGLCAALSGIIAQYIGGNYKLFIPGIKFHVFETISIFTIPLVILAVLTNITAFNRLREAKKALIKLEEEEGK; this is translated from the coding sequence ATGGAACAGCAAACAACAACACTCAGGAGATCTTTCAGAACCAGCCTGCAATTAGGCATTTATAAGGTTATTGATCCGTTTGTGAAGATCCTTATAAAAATAGGCTTAACGCCCAACGCCGTGACTACTATAGGTTTTGTACTCAACGTAGGCGTTGCAGGCATATTTATTTTAGGTGCCGAAGAAGGTAACCGCGGCGACCTGAGCTACGTAGGCTGGGCCGGCGGCCTCATCCTTTTTGCAGGCTTATTTGATATGCTTGACGGCCAGGTAGCCCGCTTAGGCAACATGAAATCAACCTTTGGTGCTTTGTACGATTCTGTACTTGACCGCTACAGCGAATTGATCATGTTCCTGGGAATTTGCTATTACCTGGTGGCGCATCACTACTTCCTGAGCTCGATAGCTGCCTTTATAGCGCTGATAGGCTCAATGATGGTTAGCTATGTACGTGCCCGTGCCGAAGGTTTAGGTGTTGAAATTAAAGGTGGTTTAATGCAAAGGCCTGAGCGTGTAGTAACTATCGGCCTATGTGCGGCACTTTCGGGTATTATAGCCCAGTATATTGGCGGTAACTATAAATTATTTATTCCCGGCATCAAATTTCATGTATTTGAAACCATATCGATATTTACAATCCCACTGGTAATACTTGCTGTTTTAACCAATATCACCGCTTTTAACAGGTTAAGAGAGGCTAAAAAAGCATTAATTAAACTGGAAGAGGAAGAAGGTAAGTAA
- a CDS encoding DUF5686 family protein, translated as MDCKKFYKSLFFLILFFSASALYAQQTVITGTVTDAGNKQTLPSVSISFTGSTTGTTTDVNGKYRLATNNQQYKQIKISFLGYKDAFLAVVPGKEQVINVKMFPASQQLNEVVVKSGKKPKYRNKDNPAVELIRKVIENKEKNRPEAYNYVEYKEYDKMMFALSNVSAQFSDRKFFRKYKFILDNRDSSLVPGKSLLPIYLDEKLQQVYYRKNPEKTREDITGQKSVNYGAGIDNEGLTQYFKHLYNKVDIYTNNVFLITSQFLSPISDNSPNYYKYFITDTVVDAHNNKLVKLDFTPRNTNDVLFEGSIYITLDGNYAVQKCDLTINKHININFIRSMTVNLEFQQNPDGRYHLSKSTTIADFGASKKDAKSGLFGIRAITYSNYVVNKPRPDTTYQGSQYAELSDEVKHRPESFWQENRPDTLTLAESKVYKNIDSLRNMPSFKRTVDIATLLLAGYKGFGKFELGPANTFYSFNPVEGFRLRVGGRTTPELSKRYYFETYAAYGFKDERWKYFLSATYSLNNKSIYRFPQNYIRASFQRDTKIPGASLQFVQEDNFLLSFKRGVNDKFLYNDFYRFDYLHELESHLSFAAGFKKWTQEPAGSLYFDNTINDLPNSVHHLTTTELTGSIRWAPHEQFYQGKIYRIPIPNKYPAFELDYAQGIKGLFAGEYNYQKLDFRADKRFYFSQLGYADINVSAGKIFGSIPYPLLTIHRANQTYAYDIDSYNLMNFLEFVSDKYASFRIDQHFSGFFFNKIPLLKKLKWRETASLKVLYGGLSDQNNPSIHPSLYQLPVGTDGVPITYTLGKTPYVEGSVGIENIFKFIRIDFVRRFNYLDHPNVAQWGLRTRVKFDF; from the coding sequence ATGGATTGTAAAAAATTTTATAAAAGCTTATTTTTCTTAATACTGTTCTTTTCTGCTTCGGCATTATATGCGCAGCAAACGGTAATAACGGGTACCGTTACCGATGCAGGTAACAAACAAACCCTGCCTTCTGTTAGTATTTCTTTTACGGGCAGCACTACCGGTACCACTACAGATGTTAATGGCAAATATCGCCTGGCCACAAACAATCAGCAATACAAACAAATCAAAATTTCATTTTTAGGTTATAAAGACGCTTTTTTGGCTGTTGTTCCCGGTAAAGAGCAGGTTATAAATGTAAAAATGTTCCCGGCTTCGCAGCAGCTTAACGAAGTTGTGGTAAAATCGGGCAAAAAACCTAAATACCGTAATAAAGATAACCCCGCCGTTGAGCTGATCCGTAAGGTTATCGAAAATAAAGAAAAGAACCGTCCCGAAGCATACAACTATGTTGAATACAAGGAGTATGATAAAATGATGTTTGCGTTAAGCAATGTATCCGCCCAGTTTTCGGACAGGAAATTTTTCCGTAAGTATAAGTTCATTTTAGATAACCGCGATAGCTCATTGGTACCAGGCAAATCATTGTTGCCTATTTATCTTGATGAAAAGCTACAGCAGGTTTATTACCGTAAAAACCCCGAAAAAACGAGGGAAGATATAACCGGTCAGAAAAGTGTTAACTACGGTGCCGGCATTGATAATGAAGGCCTTACCCAATATTTCAAGCACTTATACAACAAGGTTGATATTTATACCAACAACGTATTTTTAATAACCAGCCAGTTTCTTAGCCCGATATCTGATAACTCGCCAAATTATTATAAATACTTTATTACCGATACTGTTGTTGACGCACATAACAACAAACTGGTTAAGCTTGACTTTACCCCCCGCAATACAAACGACGTACTTTTTGAGGGAAGTATCTACATTACGCTTGATGGTAACTACGCTGTACAAAAGTGCGACCTGACCATCAATAAACATATCAACATCAACTTTATCAGGTCGATGACTGTTAACCTGGAGTTTCAACAAAACCCCGATGGCCGCTATCACCTGAGCAAAAGCACTACCATTGCAGATTTTGGCGCATCCAAAAAAGATGCAAAGAGTGGTTTATTTGGTATCCGGGCCATAACCTACAGCAATTACGTGGTTAACAAACCCCGGCCGGATACAACTTACCAGGGATCGCAATATGCTGAATTAAGCGATGAAGTGAAACATCGACCAGAATCATTCTGGCAGGAAAACAGGCCTGATACCTTAACGCTTGCCGAATCAAAAGTTTATAAAAACATCGACAGCCTGCGTAACATGCCTTCGTTTAAACGTACGGTTGATATAGCAACCCTCCTGCTTGCAGGCTACAAAGGCTTTGGTAAATTTGAGTTAGGCCCTGCCAACACGTTTTACAGCTTTAACCCGGTTGAAGGTTTCCGGTTACGTGTAGGCGGTCGTACCACGCCCGAATTAAGCAAGCGTTATTATTTTGAAACTTACGCGGCTTATGGCTTTAAAGACGAGCGCTGGAAGTACTTTTTAAGTGCGACCTATTCCCTTAATAATAAATCCATATATCGTTTCCCTCAAAACTATATCAGGGCAAGTTTTCAGCGTGATACCAAAATCCCGGGCGCAAGCCTGCAGTTTGTGCAGGAGGATAACTTCCTGTTATCGTTTAAGCGTGGTGTGAACGATAAGTTCCTTTATAACGATTTTTACAGGTTTGATTATTTACACGAACTGGAAAGCCATCTTTCGTTTGCAGCAGGCTTCAAAAAATGGACCCAGGAACCGGCAGGGTCATTATATTTTGATAATACCATTAATGATCTGCCAAACTCGGTTCATCACTTAACCACTACCGAGCTTACCGGAAGCATCCGCTGGGCACCTCATGAGCAGTTTTACCAGGGCAAGATCTATCGCATCCCGATCCCTAACAAATACCCTGCTTTTGAACTTGACTACGCACAAGGCATTAAAGGGTTATTTGCCGGTGAATACAACTATCAAAAACTTGATTTCCGTGCCGATAAGCGCTTTTACTTTTCGCAGTTAGGTTACGCGGATATCAATGTTTCGGCGGGTAAAATCTTCGGTTCGATACCGTACCCTTTGTTAACCATACACAGGGCTAACCAAACCTATGCATATGACATCGACTCATACAACTTAATGAACTTTTTGGAGTTTGTGAGTGATAAATATGCCAGCTTCAGGATAGATCAGCACTTCAGCGGTTTTTTCTTTAATAAAATACCATTGTTAAAGAAACTGAAATGGCGCGAAACCGCATCGTTAAAAGTATTATACGGCGGCCTGTCTGATCAAAACAATCCTTCGATACATCCGTCATTATATCAACTACCCGTTGGCACCGATGGTGTACCAATTACTTATACATTGGGCAAAACGCCTTATGTTGAGGGTAGCGTTGGTATTGAAAATATATTTAAATTTATACGCATAGATTTTGTGAGGCGCTTTAACTACCTTGACCATCCAAATGTTGCCCAATGGGGCCTGCGCACAAGGGTTAAATTCGACTTCTAA
- a CDS encoding inositol-3-phosphate synthase — translation MKINITPAKGKLGILIPGLGAVATTLIAGVEAVKKGISQPIGSLTQMGHIRLGKRTENRNPKIKEFVPLADLNDIVFGGWDVYEDNVFEAASNAQVLEAGLLHSVKAELEAIKPMKAAFDKNYAKNLDGTHVKTGTRLELAEQVMEDIKNFKEANGLDRVVLVWCGSTEIYYEASAVHQSLAAFEEGLKNDDKLIAPSMIYAYAALKLGVPFANGAPNLTVDIPALIELAKLTKTPIAGKDFKTGQTLMKTVLAPGLAARSLGVHGWFSTNILGNRDGWVLDDPDNFKTKEVSKLGVLEDIFKPEDNQELYGNIYHKIRINYYPPHGDNKESWDNIDIFGWLGYKMQIKINFLCRDSILAAPIALDLAIFCDLAKRAGMSGIQEWLSFYLKSPQTAPGLHAENDIFKQLIKLENTLRYLMGEDLITHLGLDYYDDMFATE, via the coding sequence ATGAAAATCAACATTACACCTGCTAAAGGCAAGCTTGGCATCCTGATCCCCGGGTTAGGCGCTGTAGCAACTACCTTAATTGCCGGCGTAGAGGCCGTAAAAAAAGGCATCTCGCAGCCAATTGGCTCCCTTACTCAAATGGGGCACATACGTTTAGGAAAAAGAACCGAAAACCGTAACCCGAAAATTAAAGAATTTGTTCCTTTAGCCGATTTAAACGACATCGTATTTGGCGGCTGGGATGTTTATGAGGATAACGTATTTGAAGCTGCCTCAAACGCACAGGTACTGGAAGCAGGACTTTTACATTCGGTTAAAGCCGAATTGGAAGCTATAAAGCCAATGAAAGCCGCGTTTGATAAAAACTACGCTAAAAACCTTGATGGCACCCACGTTAAAACCGGAACCAGGCTTGAGCTTGCCGAGCAGGTAATGGAGGATATCAAAAACTTTAAAGAGGCTAATGGTCTTGACAGGGTTGTTTTGGTATGGTGCGGTTCAACCGAGATCTATTATGAAGCATCTGCTGTACACCAGTCATTAGCTGCTTTTGAAGAAGGTTTGAAAAACGATGATAAGCTGATCGCTCCAAGTATGATCTATGCTTACGCGGCTTTAAAATTAGGTGTTCCTTTCGCTAACGGCGCCCCTAACTTAACAGTTGATATCCCTGCCTTGATCGAACTGGCTAAATTAACTAAAACCCCGATTGCAGGTAAAGATTTCAAAACAGGTCAAACTTTAATGAAAACTGTGTTGGCCCCGGGGTTAGCTGCACGTTCATTAGGTGTACACGGCTGGTTCTCGACCAATATTTTAGGTAACCGCGATGGCTGGGTCCTTGACGATCCGGATAACTTCAAAACTAAAGAAGTGTCAAAACTGGGTGTATTGGAAGATATCTTCAAACCGGAAGATAACCAGGAGCTTTACGGTAACATTTACCACAAGATCCGTATTAACTACTACCCTCCGCATGGCGATAACAAAGAGAGCTGGGATAACATCGATATTTTTGGCTGGTTAGGCTACAAAATGCAGATCAAGATCAACTTCCTTTGCCGCGACTCGATCCTTGCCGCCCCTATCGCGCTGGATTTGGCTATCTTCTGCGATCTGGCTAAACGTGCCGGCATGAGCGGGATCCAGGAGTGGTTATCATTCTACCTGAAATCGCCTCAAACTGCACCGGGTTTACATGCAGAAAATGACATCTTTAAACAACTGATCAAATTGGAGAATACCCTTCGTTACCTGATGGGCGAAGACCTGATCACCCACCTCGGTTTGGATTATTATGACGATATGTTCGCGACCGAATAA
- a CDS encoding NAD-dependent epimerase/dehydratase family protein: MRERVLITGASGFVGYHLIEEALQNNLEVFIAVRKSSKIDHLKDLDIQYIYPEFNNKETLKKQLAEIKPDYIIHAAGVTSARSEAEYNRINATYTHNLASAAYEACPDVKKFVLIGSLASVGPLNTLTGTITEATPPHPVTAYGRSKLLAEEKLKTVSGLNYTILRPTAVYGPRDTGIFIFFKQIVKGIEPYIGNAQQKLSFIYVKDLAKASIKALYGGNNKTYNLSDGNFYNRYELGTITKEVLMLKTLKFHLPVNFVKMIAAVSEKISSLSNKAAVLNIEKLNELTAINWNCDIEAAKSDLGFYPLYNLQNGMAETLKWYKANKWL; encoded by the coding sequence ATGAGGGAACGGGTTTTAATAACCGGTGCAAGCGGATTTGTTGGATATCATTTAATTGAAGAAGCCCTGCAAAACAACCTGGAGGTTTTTATAGCTGTGCGTAAAAGCAGCAAAATTGACCATCTTAAGGATTTAGACATTCAATATATTTATCCCGAATTTAACAATAAGGAAACATTAAAGAAGCAACTGGCAGAAATAAAGCCCGATTATATCATCCACGCGGCAGGTGTAACCAGTGCCCGCTCCGAAGCCGAATATAACCGGATCAATGCTACATATACCCATAACCTTGCTTCGGCTGCTTATGAAGCCTGCCCTGATGTAAAAAAGTTTGTCCTTATTGGCAGCCTGGCTTCCGTTGGGCCGCTTAATACACTCACCGGCACCATAACCGAAGCAACGCCTCCGCACCCTGTTACGGCATATGGCAGAAGCAAATTGCTTGCCGAAGAGAAATTAAAAACGGTAAGCGGCCTAAATTATACCATACTAAGGCCTACCGCAGTTTACGGACCGAGGGACACCGGTATATTTATATTTTTTAAACAGATAGTGAAGGGCATTGAGCCCTATATTGGCAATGCGCAGCAAAAGCTCAGCTTCATATATGTTAAAGACCTGGCCAAAGCAAGTATCAAGGCCTTATACGGTGGCAATAACAAGACATACAACCTGAGCGATGGTAATTTTTATAACCGTTATGAGTTAGGTACCATCACCAAAGAGGTATTAATGCTAAAAACGCTAAAGTTTCATCTGCCTGTAAATTTTGTTAAAATGATTGCAGCTGTATCCGAAAAAATAAGTTCTTTGAGCAACAAAGCTGCAGTGCTGAATATTGAAAAGCTTAATGAACTGACCGCCATTAACTGGAATTGCGATATTGAAGCAGCTAAATCCGACCTGGGTTTTTATCCTTTATACAATCTGCAAAACGGCATGGCCGAAACGCTAAAATGGTACAAAGCCAACAAATGGCTTTAG
- a CDS encoding GNAT family N-acetyltransferase — protein sequence MITIVTVKSKKELASFIDFPHDLYKDDPYYVPELFIAQRDLLTKHPFHKHNTVQPFLAYDGDKIVGRIAAILNNGHNEYSHVNDGFFGFFDCINDTAVSNLLFETVTKWLKEKGVTGKLLGPTNFSTNEPCGLLIEGFDSSPFLMNTYNFAYYADLVEHFGFKKDVDLIGWHWEGQAYDDKSVRLLNALEDRLKRNDIIIRKINLKNFKEEAAKLRDVYNSAWDKNTGFVPLTNEEYDYLAKDLKLILDPDFAIVAEQRGKIVAFGLALPDYNDIFKKIKRGRLLPTGIFKLLFGKKSITGIRIYALGVIEEYRKMGIEACLYGTIIREYKAKGYKHAEAGWTLENNDMMNRAIEAIKGDPYKKYRLYQKAI from the coding sequence ATGATTACAATAGTAACGGTTAAATCAAAAAAAGAACTGGCTTCGTTTATTGATTTCCCGCATGACCTGTACAAGGACGATCCTTACTATGTTCCGGAGTTGTTTATTGCCCAAAGGGACCTCTTAACCAAACATCCCTTCCATAAACACAATACCGTACAACCATTTTTAGCTTATGATGGCGATAAAATTGTTGGCCGGATAGCCGCGATCCTTAATAACGGGCATAACGAATACAGCCATGTTAACGACGGCTTTTTTGGCTTTTTTGATTGTATTAACGACACGGCGGTATCTAACCTGCTTTTTGAAACCGTTACCAAATGGCTTAAAGAAAAAGGCGTTACCGGTAAATTGTTAGGCCCTACCAACTTTTCAACAAATGAGCCTTGCGGCCTGCTGATAGAAGGTTTTGACAGTTCACCTTTCCTGATGAACACCTATAACTTTGCGTATTATGCCGACCTGGTTGAGCATTTTGGCTTTAAAAAAGATGTTGACCTGATTGGATGGCATTGGGAAGGACAAGCCTATGATGATAAATCGGTAAGGTTATTAAACGCGCTTGAAGATCGGTTAAAACGCAACGATATCATTATCCGCAAGATCAACCTTAAAAATTTCAAGGAAGAGGCTGCAAAACTTCGCGACGTTTATAACTCGGCCTGGGACAAAAACACCGGTTTTGTGCCACTAACCAATGAAGAATATGATTACCTGGCCAAAGATCTTAAATTGATCCTTGATCCTGATTTTGCTATTGTTGCCGAGCAACGTGGCAAGATAGTAGCCTTTGGCCTGGCCCTGCCCGATTATAACGATATCTTCAAAAAAATAAAACGAGGTCGCTTGTTGCCCACCGGCATTTTCAAATTATTGTTCGGCAAAAAAAGCATCACCGGCATCCGTATTTATGCCCTCGGCGTTATTGAAGAATACCGCAAAATGGGCATTGAAGCCTGCTTATACGGCACCATTATAAGGGAATATAAGGCCAAGGGTTATAAACATGCCGAAGCCGGCTGGACACTGGAGAACAATGATATGATGAACCGTGCCATTGAAGCCATAAAAGGCGATCCTTATAAAAAATACAGGTTATATCAAAAAGCGATATGA
- the spt gene encoding serine palmitoyltransferase, translating into MVKKLHGKIAQFQVANMLRERGLYPYFRPIESAQDTEVIIDNKRVLMFGSNSYLGLTNHPKIKEASKKAIDKYGTGCAGSRFLNGTLDIHIELENRLANYVGKEATVLFSTGYQVNLGVLSCVTGRNDYIILDEYDHACIIDGSRLSFSKVIKYAHNDMADLERKLSILPEDAVKIIAVDGIFSMEGDIVKLPKIVELADTYGANIMVDDAHSLGVIGDKGAGTASHFNLTNEVDLIMGTFSKSLASLGGFIASDQDTIDYIKHRARSLMFSASMPPGSVASVIAALDIIESEPERIEKLWDNTNYAMKLLLEEGFDLGPTESPILPIYVRDNEKTFAVTKHLQASGVFVNPVVSPAVPSDSSLLRFSLMATHTFEQIDEAVEKLSKAFKEVGVTASVKEKI; encoded by the coding sequence ATGGTTAAAAAACTACATGGGAAAATCGCTCAGTTTCAAGTAGCAAATATGCTGCGTGAACGGGGGTTATATCCTTATTTCAGGCCTATTGAGTCTGCACAAGACACTGAGGTAATTATTGACAACAAGCGGGTATTAATGTTTGGTTCTAACTCATACTTAGGCCTTACCAATCATCCAAAAATCAAAGAAGCTTCAAAAAAAGCTATTGACAAATATGGCACAGGCTGTGCCGGTTCACGTTTTTTGAATGGTACACTTGATATCCACATTGAGCTTGAAAACAGGCTTGCTAACTATGTAGGCAAAGAAGCTACTGTTTTATTCAGCACAGGTTACCAGGTTAACCTTGGTGTACTTTCGTGCGTTACCGGCCGGAATGACTATATCATACTTGATGAATATGACCATGCCTGCATCATTGACGGCAGCCGCCTGTCGTTTTCAAAAGTGATCAAGTACGCCCATAACGATATGGCCGATCTGGAGCGCAAATTAAGCATACTTCCTGAAGATGCCGTGAAGATTATTGCCGTTGACGGTATTTTCAGCATGGAAGGCGATATTGTTAAATTGCCTAAAATCGTTGAGCTTGCCGATACCTATGGTGCCAATATCATGGTTGATGATGCCCACAGCCTTGGTGTAATTGGTGATAAGGGTGCAGGTACCGCCTCGCACTTTAACCTTACCAATGAAGTTGACCTGATCATGGGTACCTTCAGTAAATCATTAGCATCGTTAGGTGGTTTCATCGCCAGCGACCAGGATACCATTGATTATATCAAACACCGCGCACGTTCATTGATGTTTAGCGCAAGTATGCCTCCCGGCTCTGTAGCCAGCGTAATTGCAGCATTAGATATCATTGAATCGGAACCGGAGCGTATCGAAAAATTATGGGATAACACCAATTATGCCATGAAACTTTTGCTGGAAGAAGGCTTTGACCTTGGCCCTACCGAAAGCCCTATTTTGCCGATCTACGTTCGTGATAACGAAAAAACTTTCGCGGTTACCAAACACCTGCAAGCTTCAGGTGTATTTGTTAACCCGGTTGTATCCCCTGCCGTTCCTTCCGATTCATCACTGCTTCGTTTCTCATTGATGGCTACCCATACCTTTGAGCAAATTGACGAAGCCGTTGAAAAACTGTCAAAAGCCTTTAAAGAAGTTGGTGTAACCGCTTCTGTTAAAGAAAAAATATAA